Proteins encoded by one window of Silvibacterium dinghuense:
- a CDS encoding DinB family protein, whose protein sequence is MSVTKPATQPEPWLRGTRTELSAVLRGVLHALDLAREDVLRACAGLSMDELYAMPLGLTPLAYHLRHIPRSLDRLLTYAEGETLSQAQLTKLSSESEPDVESEELITEFVEGLDQAEARIRRFVSADLEATRSVGRKELPTTVGGLLVHLADHTQRHVGQVVTTAKAVRASAV, encoded by the coding sequence ATGAGCGTGACAAAACCTGCGACTCAGCCGGAACCATGGCTGCGAGGTACCAGGACAGAGCTTTCGGCGGTGCTGCGCGGGGTGCTCCATGCGCTCGACCTGGCACGGGAAGATGTACTGCGAGCCTGTGCGGGGCTGAGCATGGACGAACTCTATGCCATGCCGCTGGGTCTTACGCCGCTGGCCTACCATCTGCGGCATATTCCGCGAAGTCTCGACCGCTTGCTGACCTATGCCGAGGGGGAAACACTGAGCCAGGCGCAACTCACGAAGCTCAGCAGCGAAAGCGAGCCGGATGTCGAGAGCGAGGAGCTCATCACGGAGTTTGTAGAGGGTCTGGATCAGGCCGAAGCGCGGATACGCCGCTTTGTGAGTGCGGACCTTGAGGCTACTCGCAGCGTTGGACGCAAAGAGCTCCCCACAACGGTGGGAGGTCTCCTGGTGCACCTGGCCGACCATACGCAGCGGCATGTGGGGCAGGTGGTGACGACGGCAAAGGCGGTCAGGGCCAGCGCTGTATAG
- a CDS encoding sodium-translocating pyrophosphatase produces the protein MFSFFPVAFWQTGVPSSGTDLAHDQLFLWIALSIGVVGLLAAFFFARSVLGSDTGSPEMRRISDAIRQGAEAFMKRQYSTIALIALGLAVVLYIGYRLSPLTAPFANKVVISFLIGATCSALSGQTGMWVSIRANIRTAAAARTSLGKALQLALHGGAVTGLVVVGLSLIGIGLLFLAFGGLHDPRQAPYQLVGFGFGASLVALFAQLGGGIYTKAADVGADLVGKVEAGIPEDDPRNPAVIADLVGDNVGDCAGRGADIFESTAAENVGAMILGAALYPVFGLKGILFPLIVQAINIVASILGVSVVRSGEDEDPMHALNRGYYVTTLLALAGFAAAIYFMLGARWWLLGSGICGIATSFLFVRITEYYTETRFRPVRNIALASTTGPATNIIQGLAVGMETPAIPVIVICAALLLSYYFGVRGLADVTTINAYAKGIYGTAIATMGMLSSAAYILAMDTFGPITDNAGGIIEMSEQPESVREKTDKLDAAGNTTKALTKGYAIGSASLAAFLLFSAYLATIHDIVAQRVTASGGVMPPTWTFSNVNLASVPVFAGALLGAMLTYLFSSLAIKAVGRAAQTVIEDVHAQFRDNPGIMQGTAHPDYGRCVRIVTTAALKEMVLPGILAVGMPLAVGLIFRYFGAEYNPTNFTNHPMIDGHPVNLSGAEAVAALLMVGTISGILLAMLMNNGGGAWDNAKKYIETGAHGGKRSEAHKAAVVGDTVGDPFKDTAGPSLHVLIKLLATVTLVLAPLFL, from the coding sequence ATGTTCTCTTTTTTTCCGGTAGCCTTCTGGCAGACCGGGGTTCCTTCTTCAGGGACAGACCTCGCGCACGATCAGCTTTTCCTCTGGATTGCCCTTTCTATCGGAGTCGTAGGTCTGCTTGCAGCCTTCTTCTTCGCGCGCTCCGTGCTCGGTTCGGATACAGGCTCTCCGGAGATGCGCCGCATCTCCGATGCCATCCGGCAGGGCGCTGAAGCCTTCATGAAGCGCCAGTACAGCACCATCGCACTCATTGCTCTCGGCCTCGCCGTCGTCCTATATATTGGCTATCGTCTTTCGCCCCTCACCGCACCCTTTGCAAACAAGGTTGTTATCAGCTTCCTCATCGGCGCCACCTGCTCGGCCCTTTCCGGGCAGACCGGCATGTGGGTTTCCATCCGCGCCAACATCCGCACCGCGGCTGCCGCGCGCACCAGTCTCGGCAAGGCATTGCAGCTGGCGCTCCATGGCGGAGCGGTCACAGGCCTGGTTGTCGTCGGTCTCTCCCTGATCGGTATCGGCCTGCTCTTTCTTGCCTTCGGCGGATTGCACGATCCACGCCAGGCTCCCTACCAGCTTGTAGGCTTCGGCTTCGGAGCATCGCTCGTCGCCCTCTTTGCGCAGCTGGGCGGCGGCATTTATACCAAGGCTGCCGATGTCGGTGCCGATCTCGTGGGAAAGGTCGAAGCAGGCATTCCTGAGGACGATCCCCGCAACCCCGCCGTCATCGCTGATCTCGTTGGCGATAATGTCGGCGATTGCGCCGGCCGCGGCGCGGATATCTTCGAGTCGACGGCGGCGGAAAATGTCGGAGCCATGATCCTCGGCGCCGCGCTTTACCCCGTCTTCGGGCTCAAGGGGATTCTTTTCCCCCTGATCGTGCAGGCCATCAATATCGTGGCCAGCATCCTCGGTGTCAGCGTCGTCCGAAGCGGAGAAGACGAAGACCCGATGCATGCCCTCAATCGGGGATATTACGTCACCACACTGCTTGCACTCGCCGGATTTGCCGCTGCCATCTACTTCATGCTCGGCGCTCGCTGGTGGCTGCTGGGCAGCGGTATCTGCGGCATCGCCACATCCTTCCTGTTCGTCCGTATCACCGAGTACTACACAGAAACGCGCTTCCGCCCGGTGCGCAATATCGCTCTCGCTTCCACCACCGGACCGGCCACGAATATCATCCAGGGGCTGGCCGTGGGCATGGAAACGCCTGCAATTCCGGTCATCGTCATCTGCGCTGCGCTCCTGCTCAGCTACTACTTCGGTGTCCGCGGCCTGGCCGATGTGACCACCATCAACGCCTACGCCAAGGGCATCTACGGCACAGCCATCGCCACCATGGGGATGCTGTCGTCGGCTGCCTACATTCTCGCCATGGATACCTTCGGCCCCATCACCGATAACGCCGGCGGCATCATCGAAATGAGTGAGCAGCCGGAGTCCGTCCGCGAAAAAACAGACAAGCTCGATGCTGCCGGCAACACCACCAAGGCCCTCACCAAGGGTTATGCCATCGGCTCGGCATCGCTCGCGGCGTTTCTGCTCTTCTCTGCGTACCTCGCTACGATTCACGACATCGTAGCCCAGCGCGTGACCGCGTCAGGCGGCGTGATGCCGCCCACATGGACCTTCTCCAATGTCAACCTGGCCTCGGTTCCCGTGTTCGCAGGTGCTTTGCTCGGCGCGATGCTCACCTATCTCTTCTCTTCGCTGGCCATCAAGGCCGTGGGACGAGCCGCGCAGACCGTCATCGAAGATGTGCATGCTCAATTCCGGGATAACCCCGGCATCATGCAAGGCACAGCGCACCCTGATTACGGCCGCTGCGTCCGCATCGTCACCACGGCTGCATTAAAGGAGATGGTCCTGCCCGGCATCCTCGCCGTTGGCATGCCCCTGGCCGTGGGGCTGATCTTCCGCTACTTCGGTGCGGAATATAACCCGACCAACTTTACCAATCACCCCATGATCGATGGGCACCCCGTGAATCTCAGCGGAGCCGAAGCCGTGGCTGCGCTGCTCATGGTCGGCACCATCAGCGGCATCCTTCTCGCAATGCTCATGAATAATGGGGGCGGAGCCTGGGATAACGCAAAGAAATACATCGAAACCGGCGCACACGGCGGCAAACGCTCGGAGGCGCACAAGGCTGCGGTCGTCGGCGATACGGTCGGCGATCCATTCAAGGACACCGCCGGACCATCGCTGCACGTGCTCATCAAGCTGTTGGCAACCGTGACGCTCGTCCTCGCACCGCTCTTCCTCTGA
- a CDS encoding alpha-ketoacid dehydrogenase subunit alpha/beta, which produces MARSTASGTERSRTTPSATLSSTLSAEQLVSIYRLMYLSRRVDDREILLKRQQKIFFQISAAGHEALQVAAGVVLKSGYDWFFPYYRDRALCLALGVTAEELLLQAVGAAADPASGGRQMPSHWSSPKHHIVSQSSCTASQCLHAVGCAEAGRYFTKHPEAAQKHDGDYRQWKDVTFHGDEVVYMSVGEGSTSQGEFWESLNTASNEKLPVIFVVENNGYAISTPVEVNTPGGNISTLVANFPNFHFAEIDGTDPVACVKAFEEAAAWCRAGNGPAFIHGHVIRPYSHSLSDDDRLYRPESEREADALRDPLSKTQMLLLREGILDADGINRLEKEVDEEVRQAADRAVRAPLPEPTKAAILKHVYSEDYDPTSQTLASVPLRTADNQERTMADLINACLRDEMRRDPRIVIFGEDVADASREEYLKQGLVKGKGGVFKLTAGLQAEFGGERVFNSPLAEANIVGRAVGMAARGMKPVVEIQFFDYIWPAMHQLRNELPLMRWRSNGTWSSPVVVRVPIGGYLTGGSVYHSQSGESIFTHTPGVRVVFPSNALDANGLLRTAIRCDDPVLFLEHKRLYRETYGRAAYPGPDYTIPFGKAAKVREGKDITLVTYGATVPRALQAAQKAEREQGIQTEILDLRTLNPYDWEAIAESVRKTSRVMVVHEDMQSWGFGAEIAARIADELFLDLDAPVKRVASMDTFVAYQPILEDVILPQPEDIYQAIVDLRAF; this is translated from the coding sequence ATGGCGCGTAGTACAGCCTCAGGAACAGAACGGAGCAGGACAACGCCATCGGCGACTCTATCCTCGACGCTTTCCGCGGAACAGCTTGTTTCGATCTACCGGCTGATGTATCTCTCCCGGCGCGTGGACGACCGCGAGATCCTGCTGAAGCGGCAGCAGAAGATTTTCTTCCAGATTTCGGCCGCAGGCCACGAAGCGCTTCAGGTAGCGGCGGGCGTAGTGCTGAAATCCGGTTATGACTGGTTCTTCCCGTACTACCGCGATCGCGCGCTGTGCCTGGCATTGGGGGTAACGGCGGAAGAGTTGCTGCTGCAAGCGGTGGGCGCGGCGGCGGACCCGGCAAGCGGCGGGCGGCAGATGCCGTCGCACTGGAGCAGCCCGAAGCACCATATCGTGTCGCAGTCTTCGTGCACCGCCTCGCAGTGCCTGCACGCGGTCGGCTGCGCAGAGGCGGGACGGTACTTTACGAAGCACCCGGAAGCGGCGCAGAAGCATGACGGCGACTACCGGCAGTGGAAGGATGTGACCTTCCATGGCGATGAAGTCGTTTACATGTCCGTGGGCGAGGGTTCCACCTCGCAGGGTGAGTTCTGGGAATCGCTGAATACGGCTTCGAATGAGAAGCTGCCGGTGATCTTTGTCGTGGAGAACAACGGCTATGCGATCTCCACGCCGGTAGAGGTGAACACGCCGGGCGGAAACATCTCGACTCTGGTCGCCAACTTTCCGAACTTCCATTTTGCGGAGATCGACGGCACCGATCCGGTCGCATGCGTGAAGGCCTTTGAAGAGGCGGCGGCCTGGTGCCGCGCCGGCAACGGTCCGGCTTTCATTCATGGTCACGTGATTCGTCCCTATTCGCACTCGCTTTCGGATGATGACCGGCTCTACCGGCCGGAAAGCGAACGCGAAGCCGATGCGCTGCGCGATCCGCTCTCGAAGACACAGATGCTCCTGCTGCGCGAAGGCATTCTCGACGCGGACGGCATCAACAGGCTCGAGAAGGAAGTGGACGAAGAGGTGCGCCAGGCGGCAGACCGCGCGGTGCGCGCGCCTCTGCCTGAGCCGACCAAGGCGGCGATTCTGAAGCACGTCTATTCCGAGGACTACGATCCGACCTCGCAAACGCTTGCAAGCGTACCGTTGCGCACGGCGGATAACCAGGAACGCACCATGGCCGACCTCATCAACGCATGCCTGCGCGATGAGATGCGGCGCGATCCTCGCATTGTGATCTTTGGCGAAGATGTGGCGGATGCTTCGCGCGAAGAGTATCTCAAGCAGGGACTGGTCAAGGGCAAGGGCGGCGTCTTCAAGCTGACGGCAGGTCTGCAGGCGGAGTTCGGCGGGGAGCGGGTCTTCAACTCGCCTCTGGCTGAAGCGAATATCGTCGGCCGGGCGGTCGGCATGGCCGCGCGCGGCATGAAGCCGGTCGTCGAGATTCAGTTCTTCGATTACATCTGGCCAGCCATGCACCAGCTACGCAATGAGCTGCCGCTGATGCGCTGGCGCTCGAATGGGACGTGGTCGTCTCCGGTGGTGGTGCGTGTGCCGATCGGCGGCTATCTCACCGGCGGTTCGGTTTATCACTCGCAGTCGGGCGAAAGCATCTTCACGCACACCCCGGGCGTACGCGTGGTTTTCCCCTCGAATGCGCTCGATGCCAACGGGCTGCTGCGGACGGCGATCCGCTGCGATGATCCTGTGCTCTTCCTCGAGCACAAGCGCCTTTACCGCGAGACCTACGGCCGCGCTGCCTATCCGGGACCGGACTACACGATTCCGTTCGGCAAGGCTGCGAAGGTGCGCGAAGGGAAAGACATCACGCTGGTGACTTACGGTGCGACGGTGCCACGCGCACTGCAGGCGGCGCAGAAGGCGGAGCGGGAACAGGGTATCCAGACGGAGATTCTCGACTTGCGCACGCTCAATCCCTACGACTGGGAGGCGATTGCCGAGTCCGTGCGCAAGACCAGCCGCGTGATGGTGGTGCATGAGGATATGCAGAGCTGGGGCTTTGGCGCCGAAATCGCGGCGCGCATTGCAGACGAGCTCTTCCTCGATCTCGATGCGCCGGTAAAACGCGTGGCTTCGATGGACACGTTCGTGGCTTACCAACCGATTCTCGAAGACGTGATCCTGCCACAGCCTGAAGATATCTACCAGGCAATCGTCGATCTGCGGGCGTTCTAG
- a CDS encoding ABC transporter ATP-binding protein, with protein MFQRLRPLFPYMRRYTRAYLWGGLVTVLSNAVWILFPYVIGKAIDDLNHGVTQQKIVLYASLLVCISLSKGVFLFFTRWILIGISRDIELDLRNDLFLQLEKQPAAYFQQRRTGDIMARMTNDLNAVRMLLGPAIMYSANTVLFSIGALYFLLRISPWLTLVALVPLPLASILVQAMGRKIHERFERIQAMFSDISAQAQENFSAARLIRAFAQEEAQKEAFERSNREYIRRGLRLVQLMGMLWPTLEFTLGMAMMIVLLVGGHEVLSHRISVGNFAAFATYTLMLTWPIIALGWVVNLFERGTASVARIHELLAEEPTIDDRDAQIELAEDHEIHGQIEFRHLTFTYDGGAKPVLHDISLSIPAGSSLALVGPTGSGKSSLVNLIPRLYDAPEDAVFIDGHPIRQYPLDTLRESIGFVPQETFLFSETIRENILFGAPDASLEQMLDAAQAAHIRKEFEEFPRGFETLVGERGVTLSGGQKQRSAIARALVRNPRILILDDALASVDTYTEEQILEELRRRMQGRTTILISHRVSTVRNADRIAVLVEGRIAELGTHEELLARGGYYADLHEKQQLEEELAEVR; from the coding sequence ATGTTTCAGCGTCTCAGACCGCTCTTCCCGTACATGCGCCGCTATACACGCGCCTACCTGTGGGGAGGACTGGTCACCGTACTCTCGAATGCGGTGTGGATTCTCTTCCCATACGTGATTGGCAAAGCGATCGACGACCTGAATCATGGAGTCACCCAGCAGAAGATCGTTCTCTACGCCAGTCTCCTGGTCTGCATTTCCCTCTCCAAGGGCGTTTTTCTCTTTTTTACGCGCTGGATTCTGATCGGCATCTCGCGCGACATCGAGCTCGACCTGCGCAATGATCTTTTCCTGCAGCTCGAGAAGCAGCCCGCCGCCTACTTCCAGCAGCGCCGCACCGGCGACATCATGGCACGCATGACCAACGACCTGAACGCCGTGCGCATGCTTCTTGGTCCCGCGATCATGTACAGCGCCAACACGGTGCTCTTCTCCATTGGCGCGCTCTACTTCCTGCTCCGCATCAGTCCCTGGCTCACCTTGGTGGCGCTGGTGCCGCTGCCGCTTGCTTCTATCCTAGTGCAGGCCATGGGCCGCAAAATCCATGAGCGCTTTGAGCGCATCCAGGCCATGTTCTCCGATATCTCAGCGCAGGCACAGGAGAACTTCTCCGCCGCGCGCCTCATCCGTGCCTTTGCCCAGGAGGAGGCGCAGAAAGAGGCCTTCGAGCGTTCCAACCGTGAGTACATCCGCCGCGGCCTGCGCCTCGTTCAACTCATGGGCATGCTCTGGCCCACGCTCGAATTCACACTCGGCATGGCCATGATGATCGTACTGCTCGTCGGCGGCCATGAAGTGCTCTCGCACCGCATCAGCGTCGGCAATTTTGCTGCCTTTGCCACCTATACGCTCATGCTGACCTGGCCCATCATTGCGCTCGGCTGGGTGGTGAATCTCTTTGAGCGCGGCACCGCGTCGGTCGCCCGCATTCATGAGCTGCTGGCCGAAGAGCCGACCATCGATGACCGCGACGCCCAGATCGAACTCGCCGAGGATCACGAGATCCACGGGCAGATCGAATTCCGGCACCTGACCTTTACCTATGACGGTGGCGCGAAGCCGGTGCTTCACGATATTTCCCTGTCCATTCCCGCCGGCTCAAGCCTCGCGCTCGTCGGCCCGACGGGCTCCGGGAAGTCGTCGCTCGTGAACCTCATCCCCCGCCTCTACGATGCGCCCGAAGACGCCGTCTTCATCGACGGACACCCCATCCGGCAATATCCGCTCGACACCCTGCGCGAAAGCATCGGTTTCGTGCCGCAGGAGACCTTTCTCTTCAGCGAGACGATTCGCGAAAATATCCTCTTTGGCGCACCGGATGCCAGCCTCGAACAAATGCTCGATGCCGCGCAGGCCGCGCACATTCGCAAGGAGTTCGAGGAGTTTCCACGCGGCTTTGAGACCTTGGTCGGCGAGCGCGGCGTGACGCTCTCCGGCGGGCAGAAGCAGCGCTCAGCCATTGCCCGCGCTCTCGTCCGCAACCCGCGCATCCTTATCCTCGATGATGCCTTGGCCAGCGTAGACACCTACACCGAAGAACAGATCCTCGAAGAACTGCGCCGGCGCATGCAGGGACGCACCACCATTCTGATTTCGCACCGCGTCTCGACGGTACGCAATGCCGATCGCATCGCCGTCCTCGTAGAGGGCCGTATCGCCGAACTCGGTACCCACGAGGAGCTTCTCGCTCGCGGTGGCTATTATGCCGATCTGCATGAAAAGCAGCAGCTGGAAGAAGAGCTCGCCGAAGTACGCTAG
- the lptF gene encoding LPS export ABC transporter permease LptF, with protein MRILTRYILKEVLSHALIGGAIFTFVLFMPHIYHLLELVVRNSSSLGIVAAIFFLMLPNMFTVTIPMSVLVGILLGLSRLAADSEITAMRASGVGVWRFVGVVSSVAVIGWLLGLGNTLYLAPLATATSMHLEADLLNAQASYEVQPRVFYEDFKNYVLYVENVRAISGAAEWTQVFLADLSDPTSPKITTGASATVVDHKGEAAIMRLRDGTEHQSDPDQPDHYTVSTFSQTDLPLQLIPQEDSHASRGESPILAMSNTELLRRSHLKGGKWYLLELHKRFAYPAACIVLMLVGVPLGITSKRGGKSAGFVLSIVLVFLYYILSYTGTALARQGKVSAAVGAWAANAIFAACGVFLLRQMSSGGAALAAVSSIGSWFKSSAKDENASTKGRTATARLRSTRGHFPLILDEYVLKQFLGVFFMVLITFVMLLLVFTFLELLGDIIRNRTPLLIVGEYLLNLAPSQIYIITPLCVLVAVLVVFGLLNRSSELTAMKASGISLYRIVLPVMVISAILATSLFVFDEAYLPKANRKQEALRNVIKGRPPQTMEHPGQNWIFGLQQKGQPSRIFFYEYFDADQNTFGNVTVFEFNRDTFSLTRRIHASSAHWEPHLHKWVFEHGWDRSFSGEEISNYQTFDVSTFPEIVEEPQYFKKEVRLSTEMSFEELRRYIHDLSQSGFDTMRLKVQLNKKLSYPMITFVMAILAVPFALTMGKRGSLAGIGVAIGVAIAYFVVSGTFEAMGDVNLLPAVLAAWSPDVIFALAGGYLLLRSST; from the coding sequence GTGCGCATCCTCACTCGTTACATCCTCAAGGAAGTGCTGTCCCACGCCCTCATCGGCGGGGCGATTTTCACCTTCGTTCTTTTCATGCCGCACATCTACCACCTGCTTGAGCTGGTGGTACGGAACAGCTCCTCGCTGGGAATCGTCGCGGCCATCTTTTTCCTCATGCTGCCCAACATGTTCACGGTCACGATTCCCATGTCCGTGCTTGTGGGCATCCTGCTCGGGCTCAGCCGTCTCGCAGCCGACAGTGAAATCACGGCCATGCGCGCCTCCGGCGTCGGCGTATGGCGGTTTGTAGGAGTCGTCAGCAGTGTTGCGGTCATCGGCTGGCTGCTCGGCCTCGGCAATACGCTGTACCTCGCTCCGCTGGCTACGGCGACCTCCATGCACCTCGAGGCTGACCTGCTGAATGCCCAGGCTTCTTATGAGGTTCAGCCCCGGGTCTTCTACGAAGACTTCAAGAATTACGTCCTTTATGTAGAAAATGTGCGCGCTATCTCCGGCGCGGCGGAATGGACGCAGGTCTTCCTCGCCGATCTCTCCGACCCCACCTCGCCAAAGATCACGACCGGCGCCAGCGCCACCGTCGTAGACCATAAAGGTGAGGCCGCGATCATGCGGCTGCGGGATGGAACCGAACACCAATCCGACCCCGACCAGCCGGATCATTACACCGTCTCCACGTTTTCGCAGACGGACCTGCCCCTGCAGCTGATTCCGCAGGAGGACTCGCACGCCTCACGCGGCGAGTCGCCGATTCTGGCCATGTCCAACACGGAGTTGCTGCGGCGTTCGCACCTCAAAGGCGGCAAGTGGTACCTGCTCGAGCTGCATAAGCGCTTCGCCTATCCTGCCGCCTGCATCGTTCTTATGCTGGTCGGAGTGCCCCTGGGCATTACGTCCAAGCGCGGCGGCAAGAGTGCGGGTTTTGTGCTCAGCATTGTCCTGGTCTTCCTTTACTACATCCTTTCCTATACGGGCACCGCGCTCGCTCGCCAGGGCAAGGTCTCGGCAGCGGTCGGCGCCTGGGCCGCGAATGCCATCTTTGCCGCCTGCGGCGTATTCCTGCTGCGCCAGATGTCCTCCGGCGGCGCGGCGCTCGCGGCCGTCAGCTCCATCGGATCGTGGTTCAAATCTTCGGCGAAGGACGAAAACGCCAGCACCAAAGGCCGCACCGCCACGGCTCGTCTTCGCAGCACCCGCGGGCACTTCCCTCTCATCCTCGACGAATATGTCCTGAAGCAGTTCCTCGGTGTCTTCTTCATGGTGCTCATCACCTTCGTGATGCTGCTCCTGGTCTTCACCTTCCTCGAACTGCTCGGCGACATTATCCGCAACCGGACGCCCTTGCTCATTGTGGGCGAATACCTGCTCAATCTCGCGCCCAGCCAGATCTACATCATCACGCCGCTTTGCGTCCTGGTTGCCGTGCTGGTGGTCTTCGGCCTGCTCAACCGCTCGAGCGAACTGACGGCGATGAAGGCCTCCGGCATCAGCCTCTACCGGATCGTGCTGCCGGTCATGGTGATCTCGGCCATTCTCGCCACCTCGCTCTTTGTCTTCGACGAAGCCTACCTGCCCAAGGCCAACCGCAAGCAGGAGGCGCTGCGCAATGTCATCAAAGGCCGGCCGCCACAGACCATGGAGCATCCGGGGCAGAACTGGATCTTCGGCCTGCAGCAGAAGGGCCAGCCCAGCCGTATCTTCTTCTACGAGTACTTCGACGCCGACCAGAACACCTTCGGCAACGTGACGGTCTTTGAGTTCAACCGCGACACCTTCTCGCTCACCCGGCGTATCCACGCCTCCAGCGCCCACTGGGAGCCGCATCTGCACAAGTGGGTCTTCGAACATGGCTGGGACCGCAGCTTCTCGGGCGAAGAGATCAGCAACTACCAGACCTTCGACGTGAGCACCTTCCCGGAGATTGTCGAGGAGCCGCAGTACTTCAAGAAGGAAGTCCGCCTCTCGACAGAAATGAGCTTCGAGGAGTTGCGGCGCTATATCCACGATCTCAGCCAGAGCGGCTTCGACACCATGCGCTTAAAGGTGCAGCTAAACAAGAAGCTGTCGTATCCAATGATTACGTTCGTGATGGCCATTCTCGCCGTTCCCTTCGCCCTGACCATGGGCAAGCGCGGCTCGCTGGCCGGCATCGGCGTAGCCATCGGGGTGGCGATCGCATACTTCGTGGTATCCGGTACGTTTGAGGCCATGGGGGATGTCAACCTGCTGCCGGCGGTCCTTGCCGCCTGGTCGCCGGACGTCATCTTTGCTCTGGCCGGCGGATACCTGCTCTTGCGGTCGTCCACCTAG
- a CDS encoding carboxymuconolactone decarboxylase family protein, whose translation MSERLDYKSAFPEAVQAMYHLEAVIRRGGLEASLLELVKMRASQLNGCAYCLDMHSKDARAHGETEQRLYVLNAWRETPFFSGRECAALAWTEAVTNIQQGHAADAVYEEVRAEFDEHQLAVLTFAITQINSWNRIAIAFRPEVGSYQPAK comes from the coding sequence ATGTCCGAACGTCTCGATTACAAATCGGCCTTTCCTGAAGCCGTCCAGGCGATGTATCACCTGGAAGCGGTCATCCGGCGCGGCGGTCTTGAGGCCTCTCTCCTCGAGCTGGTAAAGATGCGCGCCTCCCAGCTGAACGGCTGCGCATACTGCCTGGACATGCACAGTAAGGACGCCCGTGCCCACGGCGAGACGGAGCAGCGCCTCTATGTCCTGAATGCCTGGCGTGAGACACCCTTCTTTTCCGGACGCGAATGTGCGGCTCTCGCCTGGACCGAGGCCGTCACCAACATCCAGCAGGGACACGCCGCCGACGCGGTCTACGAGGAAGTCCGGGCCGAATTCGATGAGCACCAGCTTGCCGTGCTCACCTTTGCCATTACCCAGATCAACAGCTGGAATCGCATTGCCATCGCTTTTCGTCCGGAAGTTGGCAGTTATCAACCTGCAAAATAG
- a CDS encoding response regulator transcription factor, whose protein sequence is MSTPARILVVEDEAHLAQGLSFNLQAEGYDVLIEGDGEGALERLAEDSFDAVLLDAMLPGKSGFEVVAELRARESFVPVMILTARGRPEDVLLGFESGADDYLTKPFDLSILLARLNGLLRRMQWHRPSAQQPVEIAAVQSSVPARFEFDGRIIDFESLELTALGRTTHLTLMEADLLRYLIQNRGRIVSRKELLEQVWRLHEDTDTRAIDNFIVRLRRYLEDEPSRPVYLQTVRGVGYRFHSSA, encoded by the coding sequence ATGAGCACACCGGCCCGCATTCTTGTCGTCGAAGACGAAGCCCATCTCGCCCAGGGACTTTCTTTTAACCTGCAGGCCGAGGGCTACGATGTGCTGATTGAGGGCGATGGCGAGGGCGCGCTCGAGCGTCTGGCCGAGGATTCCTTCGATGCCGTTCTTCTCGACGCCATGCTCCCCGGCAAAAGTGGTTTCGAAGTCGTGGCCGAGCTGCGCGCCCGCGAGAGTTTCGTTCCGGTGATGATCCTTACCGCCCGCGGCCGCCCCGAAGATGTGCTCCTCGGCTTTGAATCCGGTGCCGACGACTACCTCACCAAGCCCTTCGATCTTTCCATCCTGCTTGCCCGGCTCAACGGCCTGCTGCGGCGCATGCAATGGCATCGCCCCAGCGCACAGCAGCCTGTCGAGATAGCTGCGGTCCAGAGCAGCGTGCCGGCCCGCTTCGAGTTCGACGGCCGCATCATTGACTTCGAATCCCTCGAGCTGACGGCGTTAGGCCGCACCACGCACCTCACCCTGATGGAAGCCGACCTTCTCCGCTACCTCATCCAGAACCGTGGCCGCATTGTCTCCCGCAAGGAGCTCTTAGAGCAGGTCTGGCGGCTTCACGAGGACACCGACACTCGCGCTATCGACAACTTCATTGTCCGCCTGCGGCGTTATCTCGAAGACGAGCCTTCGCGCCCCGTCTATCTCCAGACCGTTCGCGGTGTGGGATACCGGTTTCACAGTTCGGCCTGA